Genomic window (Rossellomorea aquimaris):
AGGGAATGGAGAGAGAATGAATTCTCTCTCCATTCCCTGCTTCTTTACAATGTGGGAAAATGTAAAATCTCACCTATATGTCTTTATCTATGCTATCGTATTACAAAAATGACTTTTGTTCAAGAATTGTTTGAATTTTTGTTACCATTAAATCGATTGCCACGTGATTATGACCGCCTTCAGGGATGATCACATCGGCATATCGCTTCGTCGGTTCGATAAATTGATTATGCATAGGACGAACGACTGTAATGTATTGATCGATGACAGAATCAATGGAACGGCCCCGCTCTTTAATATCGCGAAGCATTCTTCTGATGATCCTGAGATCCGCGTCTGTATCTACATATAACTTAATATCCATTAAGTTACGCAATCTTTCATCTTCTAATACTAAAATTCCTTCTAAAATAATAACATCTTTCGGTTCAACGAGAATCGTATCATCTGAACGGGTGTGCATTTTATAATCATACACCGGCTTATTTACGGGCTGATGATCTAAAAGACCGTGCAGATGTTGAATCAATAGATCATTATCAAATGCCAATGGATGATCATAATTCGTTTTTAGACGTTCCTCAAAAGGTAGATTCGATTGATCTTTATAATAATAATCCTGCTGCAGCATTAATATAGAATGACCTTGAAATTGTTCATAAATAGCTTTGGTAACACTTGTTTTACCTGAGCCGGATCCTCCTGCTACACCAATCACAACGGGTTTATGCTTCATAAGTATTAGGTGTTCTCCTTTCGCATCATGTTATCAGGATATACTCTCTGATGAACCTTGAACTTCACAATTTGTAATGGGTGACGTGCAACATCTAGCTCATTTCCTTTTTCATCCCACATCTTCTCGACAACTTGCGTAAAGTTTGAGATTTCAGGACCGAAAAATTCTACTTCTTGTCCTGTTTTAAAATAGTTTCTCTGTTGCAGGGTGACGATTTGCGTTTCTTCGTCGTAATCTAATACAAGTCCGACAAATTCATAATTTGTGTTTTTCTTATTATGAACTCCAAACATTTGCTCCTTGAAGCCTGGAACTCCCTCAAAAAATGCTGGAGCTGTATCACGGTTCGCACATTTATCGAGCTCTTCCAGCCAATGTTGCTGAATCGTAAAATTCTCGGGATCTTTACAGTATTCGTCAATCACTTTACGGTATACACTTACGACAGTGGCTACGTAGTGAATGGACTTCATACGTCCCTCGATCTTCAGGCTGTCAATGCCCAATTCAATCATTCTCGGAATCGATTCAACAAGCTTTAAATCTTTCGGACTCATGGCAAAAGGAGCATCACCGTTGTCATAAAGAGGATTTTCATGCCCTTCGTCGACTTCATATAAGTCGTAATCCCAACGGCATGATTGACAGCACCCGCCACGGTTTGAGTCACGGGCCGTCATATGGTTACTTAATGTGCAGCGGCCGGAGTAGGCAATGCACATTGCCCCATGGATAAAGGTCTCGATTTCAATATCTACCTTTTCTTTCATTTCACGGATTTCGTCACCGCTTGCTTCACGTGCCAATACCACTCGATCGAGTCCTTCTTCCTTCCAGAACTGAACCGCTTTCCAGTTTGAAAGGGACTGCTGGGTACTTAAATGCACCTCCACTTTTGGTGCGACCCTCCTGCATGTTTCAATGATGAGCGGATCAGCGACAATAATACCCGCAACTCCCGCTTCCTGAAGTCCACGCAGGTAGTCTTCCAGACCATCCATATTCTCATTATGGGCATAGATGTTGGTTGTTACATAAATTTTGGCACCGTAACCTCTCGCAAACTCCACGCCCTCTTTCATTTGTTCGAGGGTGAAATTCCCGGCGTTTGAGCGCAGACCGTATTCCTGTCCGCCAATATAGACTGCATCTGCACCGTAATGGACAGCTATTTTCAATTTCTCCAGATTACCGGCAGGAGCCAGTAACTCAGGTTTCTTCACAATGACACGTCTTCCATCTACTATCTTGGATATGGGGTTTTTCACAACCGTGGCCATCGTAACTCCTCCGTTCTGATCAATCTTCATTTCGTTCTTAATACACCGTTTCTTTAAAGAAGAATCCAGTATCCAATGGACGATTTTCAGGTTGCAGGCTCTTCGCTTCTTCTAGAAACCCGTCTTTTTTCTCGTCATATTGATCTTCGTCTTCTATACATAGATCAATGGCTTTACGATATAGTTTCGTCACTTCCAATATATATTTTGATGATTTCCGGACCCCATCGATTTTGAAGGAATCAATGCCGGCTTCGATCATTTCACCCAGTTCATCGACAATACACATGTCATTCGGACTCATAATATGAGTGCCGTTCTCATCTTCATAGATGGGGTATTTATTATGACGTTCCTCATCATGCAGGAACATATTACGTTGTTCTTTACGGTTTTCAATCTCCATCGCCTTGCCTCTATATTCAAAATAATTACCTAGTAATGAGCGTTTTGATTGGAACATGCAAGTCATCCCGTGAACCTGGACCTCGATTTCAACCTCTGCATTCCCTTTCATCTCCAAGATGGTATCCATGCTTAATTCCCGGGCCAGAACAGCGCGTTTCGCCCCTTTTCTGCCCCAATAATTACATGTATACCAATTGGTGGCAGTCGTTTCCGTGTTCCAATGAAGCAACATATCCGGTGCCACTTCACGGGCAGCCATTAACACAGCTGGGTCACCGAACACTATCGCATCCGCACCGGCTTCTTGAAGAAATGCAATATAGTCGTCAAGTTCAGAAATTTTATCATTATGGAAAAGGGCGTTCATGGCTACATACACTTTTGTACCATGTTTGTGGGCCGCTTTGATCGCTTCGGCTACATCTTTTCTTGAAAACTCTCCTGCAAGCCTTAAGCCATACCTTTGTTCGCCAATCATAAATGCATCCGCTCCCGCCAATGCCAACGGTTCAATATCAGAAACAGAGACAGGGGTCACGAGTAATTCTGGTTTTTTCATGAGCGATCACCTCTTTTTTTACTGATGGCAATACCGTCTCCAACGGGTAAAATACTCGTATCAAATTGCTCATGATTCATGAGCCATTCAATATAATTTTTTAATTTTTTTACCATGTTCCGGATTCTTTTCTGTTCTACTTCTTCTTGGGCGACTAGTCCCTTAAACAGGACATTATCCGAGTAGACGACCCCTTCTTCTGACAGCATTTCAGAGTAAAGTTCAAAGAATTTAAGGTATTGTCCCTTGGCAGCATCGATAAATATGGCATCAAAAGGACCATGCTTTTTCACTTCTTCGCCGAGCTCCAAGGCATCACCGAATAAAGTTACGACCCTCTTACGTTCCTTTGAACGAGACAGAAAGCTCTGAGCTGCGTCGAACCTTTCTTCGTCACGTTCAAGGGTAACGATTGTCGAGTGGGGAAGAGCCTCCGCCATCCTGAGAGCGGAATACCCAATCGCAGTCCCAATTTCCAAGATGCGTTTCGGTTGTTGTATACGTAACATCCCCAGCAGTGCTTCAATCCCTACCAGTTCCATAATCGGAACGTTATGAGCTTCTGCATATTGCTCCATCTCAGCAAGTAAAGGGAGACGTTTTTTCACGATTGATTCTATATAGTGATTAACCTGTTCGTTCATAAATAAGCCTCACGATCATGTTCATAAGTGGTCTCGTGGAACGATCCATTCTCAGACAACATGAAAAGAAGAAAGCTACAATGAGCTTTCTACTTCACACACATCTTCATAAAGATATCGCCCGTATATAAAAATAACTTGTACTATTTTATCACATAGAGAAGAGGAAAGCGAATCTTTCTTTCCTCTTCACACCGCGCTATTCTTCTTTGTTTGTTATATACTTCGCCTTTTTCTCGTTATGTTCTTCTAATGTTTCAGAATAATAAACGGATCCATTGGAAGAAGCCAGGAAATAGTAATATTCTGTATCCTCCGGTTCTAAAGCCGCTTCAATCGATGATACACCGGCATTCGCGATCGGACCGGGCGGTAACCCCTTCACTTGATATGTGTTATAAGGTGAATCCACTTCCAGATCTTTGTAGACGGTTCTTTTTTTATGTTTACCTAATGCATATAGTACTGTAGGATCGGTTTGGAGAGGCATACCTTCTTCAATACGATTATAGAACACACTTGAGATTTTACCTCTGTCTGCTTTTTCGGTTGCTTCTTCTTCAATGAGGGAAGATAACGTAAGAAGCTCATGAGCCGTGTATTCCCTATCTGCCATCGCTCCCTCATATTGAGCGAGGACTTCATTCGTTTGGGCAATCATCTTCGTTAAGATGGCTTCTAAAGAAGGCTTTTTCTCATAGAAAGGGTACGTCGCAGGATAGAGATATCCTTCCAACGGACGTTTAATTTCTTTATTTAATATTTCATCAGTTATCAATGCCGGATATTCCTGTTTTAATTGCTCGAGCCATTTCTTATCATTTAATTTTTCTTCAATTTCTTCTTTTTTGTACGGGGACTTATCAGCAATAAGCTCAGCGATTTGGTCTAATTGCAGTCCCTCGGGTATGGTAATCTTAAATTCTGCTTTTCTCATTACCTTCCCTGTTTTTAAGCTATTAACAATTTCATTTAATGTCATGGAAGGTGTCAAGTCATAAGAACCTGCCTGGAAACCGGATTCATTTTTAAATTTGACATAGTATTTAAAGATCGTTGAATTCTTAACGATTCCTTCTTTCTCCAGAATGTTCCCGATGGATGTCACTCCAGAGCCTATAGGTATTTCGACTTTTACTGGCTTCGTATTGTCCGGATCGACGGGTTTTAATGCTGAAGTTACATAAAGGTACCCACCAATGGCCGTTCCTCCAATAATGATGACAAGACAAAGTATGACAAGTCCTACTATCTTTCTAATGACCTTTGCCTCCTCTTGTCTTTCCAGCAGTTTTTTCATAAGTGTTTCTTTTATGTTTTTCTTTTTATCCAAAGCTATATTTCCCCCTTTCGAGCAAAAAAGCGGGATATCCGTTAAACGTAATTCGACATCATCTCCACTATTATACAATATTTTGCACAAAGTGAAACAGGGACCTGCAAAAAGGTGAATTTTTTGTCCCTTTTTGCGGTCCCTGTTTCGTATGAAACTATAGCTTATTGCTTATTCTGCGTCTTCTTCTTCGTCTAAGAAAGTGTTTAACATTTCTTCGATCATGTCCCACTCTTCTTCAGTTTCAATCGGCTTTAATTCGCCTTCTTGTCCTTCGTCTCCAGGAAGGAAAGCAGAAGCGTGAATTTCGATTTCTTCTTCGTCGTTCTCATCTGCGCCCAGTGGATAGTAAAGGACATATGATTTATTGAATTTATCTGATTCAAACGTGAAAAGAACCTCGCATAATTGTTCATTTCCTTGTTCGTCAACTACTGTAATTTGTTTTTCTCCGTGTTCCATGAACATTCACCTCATTATTTTTGGCTATCAAGATATCCTTGAAGGATCATCATCGCAGCCATTTTATCAATTACTTTCTTACGTTTCTTCCTACTTACATCGGCTTCTAAAAGGACTCGTTCCGCTGCCATTGTACTCAGTCGTTCATCCCAGTATTTAACGGGAAGGGATAACTCTTGCTGAATCAATTCTCCATAAGCTTGAGACGCTTCTCCCCGGGGACCAATTGAGTTGTTCATGTTTTTAGGCAATCCGACTACAACTGTATCCACCTGGTATTCTTCGGCAAGTTCCTTTAATCTGTCGATCCGGAACACACCTTGATCTTCGTCAATCTTAATCGTTTCAATTCCTTGAGCGGTCCAACCAAGCTCATCACTAATTGCGACTCCCACTGTTTTAGAGCCGACGTCTAAACCCATTACACGCATGTATTATCCCTCTTTGTGCTGTTTCAAATACGATTTGACTAATTCTTCGATGATCTCATCACGTTCTAAACGGCGGATGATATTTCTGGCATCTTGATGTCTAGGAATGTAAGCAGGATCTCCAGATAATAAGTACCCTACGATTTGATTGATCGGGTTATACCCTTTTTCTTGAAGAGCATCATGAACCTGCAGGAGAACTTCCCTCACGTCATGTTCGAACGGCTCCTCTGAAAAATCAAACCGCATCGTTTTGTCAAAAGAACTCATTTTTAGCACCTCTCTTTAGGCTTGTCTTTTTGACAACCGAATTGTTAATCGTTACCTACATTGTACACCACTTTCACAAGGAGTTAAATGGATTTGACCCATTCTTCTACAATTTGCAGTGCTTCTTCTACTTTTTCCGGGTGTTTACCACCAGCTTGAGCCATGTCCGGACGGCCACCGCCTCCTCCACCACAGCGTGAAGCTACTTCTTTAACAAGTTTTCCAGCATGATATCCTTTTTCGACTAAGTCCTTCGTAACTCCTGCAATGATCGTAACTTTGTCGTCCCCAGTTGTTGCCAATACAATAACCCCGGAGCCCAATTTCAGTTTAAGATCATCCATCATTGTACGTAATCCATTGCTGTCTCCAGCAGCCACTTTCGCGGATAGAACATTCACCCCGTCAATGACTTTGACTTGATCCGTTAAGCTACCTGCTTCTATGTTAGACAACTTTGCGGATAATGATTCATTTTCTCTTTGAAGCTCTTTCATTTCTACTAATAAAGAGTCAACGCGATTGACGACTTCTTTAGGATTCGCTTTAAGTTTGCCTGCTACTTCCTTCAGTTGAGAAACCTGATCATTCAGCACTTTATAAGCATTCTCTGCTGTAACAGCTTCAATCCTTCTTGTACCAGCCCCAATCCCGCTTTCAGACAGGATCTTAAATAACCCGATTTCAGACGTGTTCGATACATGACAGCCACCACATAGCTCTAAACTATATTCTCCAATCGATACGACACGAACTTCTTCGCCGTATTTTTCTCCGAATAAAGCCATCGCCCCCATCGCTTTTGCCTCTGCTAATGATTTAAGGGCTGTGTTCACTGAAATAGCCTTCCAAACCTTCTCATTGACGATGGTTTCGATTCGCTCAATCTCTTCCTCGGAAACAGAACCGAAATGAGAGAAGTCGAATCGCAGTCGATCTGGTTCCACTAAAGAACCTGCCTGGTTCACATGATCTCCAAGAACATCTTTCAATGCCTGATGAAGGATGTGAGTAGCTGTGTGGTTTTTCTCCACTCTTGTTCTGGACTCACGGGACACTTTAGCTAGCACCTGTGCGTGCTGCTCTAACGTACCCTCTTCAACGATGGCAGAGTGAAGGTTTTGGCCATTAGGCGCTTTCTTGACGTTTGTCACCAAAACTTTCACACCCATAGCTTCAATGTACCCTTTATCGCCGATTTGTCCGCCGCTCTCTGCGTAGAAAGGTGTCTGGTCCAGAATGAATTGACATTCCTGTCCTTTATCTACTTTCGGCTGACGTTCATTGTCAACCAGCAGTTCAAGAATAGTAGCAGTCGTTTCTAACGTGTCATACCCTACAAAGCGACTTTCTACCGTGATATCACTAAGGACTCCACCCTGCACCTGCATGCTTCCTACATCCTGGCGAGCCGATCTCGCTCTTTCACGCTGGGCTTCCATTTCTTTTTCAAAACCATCATGGTCAACTGTTAACCCTTCTTCTTCTGCATATTCTTCCGTTAACTCAACCGGAAAACCGTACGTATCATACAAACGGAAGACATCCTCACCAGGAACAATCTTGTTACCTGCAGATTTTTGTACCTTGATGATGGAAGAAAGGATAGCAAGCCCCTCGTTCAATGTTTCGTGGAACCGATCTTCTTCATTTTTCACTACTTTTTGGATGAATTCCGCTTTTTGTTTCACTTCCGGATAGAAATCCACCATGATTTCAGAAACCACCGGGACCAATTCATACATGAATGGACGGTTGATTTCAATTTGTTTCGCAAATCGAACCGCACGGCGAAGCAGTCTTCTTAATACATACCCGCGGCCTTCATTGGAAGGCAGTGCTCCGTCACCGATGGCAAAGGCAACCGTTCTGATATGATCGGCGATGACTTTGAACGCCACGTCGATTTCACTGTCCTTACCGTATGACTTACCGGAAATTTCTTCTGTCGCCTTTATGATTGGAATGAATAAATCAGTATCAAAGTTTGTAGGTACTTCTTGAACCACACATGCCATACGTTCAAGTCCCATACCGGTATCAATATTCTTCTTAGGGAGCGGAGTGTACGTTCCGTCAGGGTTATGATTGAATTGTGAGAACACAAGATTCCATACCTCAAGATAACGATCATTCTCTCCACCCGGATATAATTCAGGGTCTTCAGGATTGTCCCCATATTCCGGCCCGCGATCGTAGAAGATTTCCGTATTCGGGCCACTTGGACCTTCCCCGATATCCCAGAAATTCCCTTCAATGCGGATGATTCGTTCAGCCGGTACGCCAACTTTTTTGTTCCAGATGTCAAATGCTTCGTGATCTTCGGGGTGAATGGTAACAGATAGGTTTTCAGGATCAAAGCCGACCCATTTTTTATCCGTTAAGAACTCCCAAGCCCATTCAATTGCTTCTACTTTAAAATATTCTCCGATCGAGAAGTTTCCAAGCATTTCGAAAAATGTGTGATGGCGTGCTGTTTTCCCTACATTTTCAATATCATTTGTACGAATCGACTTTTGGGCATTCACGATCCTTGGATTTTGAGGGATGACACGCCCATCAAAATATTTCTTTAATGTCGCTACCCCACTATTGATCCATAAAAGGGACGGATCCTCATGCGGAACCAATGATGCACTTGGTTCCACCCCGTGTCCTTTTTCCTGAAAGAAATCTAAAAACTTCTGACGAATTTCTGCGCCTGTTAATTTGTTCATTTTCAAGCTTCCTCCTTTATATGTATGGTTAAAAAAGAATACAAAAAAGCCCTCATCCCTAAAACAGGGACGAGAGCTGTTTCTCGCGGTACCACCCTGGTTATGAATAAAGGAAAGCACTTCCGCTTTTCTTATATTCATCCCTCAAAACACCTTAACGCGGATAGACGGCAGGCTTTACCTGCACTCAGGATTAGCATTCGGTTATCCTTCATCTAAAATCCCTTACAGCCTGGGGGATTCCTCTCTGGTAGATGGGCTATAACGTACTCGATCCTTCATAGCTTTCATTTTATGCGAATACTTGTATATGTTGGATTATAGAAATATTCACTGTATTTGTCAATGTTGATTCTTAATTTTTCAGTTAATCTTCCCCTGCTGCATGGATGAAATGGGTTCGTCCATGTAAAATCGCTACTTTTACCACAGCTAAAAAAGGTACTGCAACAATCATGCCGATCACACCCCCTACTTCACCACCAATGATAAGGGAAGCCATAATAAACAGTGGATGCATATGAAGGCTTTTTCCGACAATGAGGGGTGATAAAATATTCCCCTCCAGGAATTGGAGGATTACAACCATGATGACGACATATATCATCATATTGACGGAAATCGTACTTGCCACAATTGCAGCTGGAACCGCACCGATAATCGGTCCGAAATAGGGAATTACATTGGTTACTCCAATGATCAATCCGAGGATCAAGGGATACTTCATACCGATCAACCAGAGTGTTAATGCTGACAGTCCCCCAATGATCAAACAAACTAAAAGCTGTCCCCTTATATAGCCTCCCAGCGATTCATCCACATCCTTTGAGAATGAAATTGCGCTGTTCCTCCATTTTTTGGGAGTTAGCTGCCACAGAAATTTTTTCACTTTCGTAATATCCTTTAATAAATAAAATGATACGAAGGGAATGATCGCAACAAGCAGCAAGCTGTTCATAAACTTCATGACAGTAGCCAGAACAACTGCGACAAGCCCCGTCAACCAGGCTTCAATCCCGTCGATTCTTTCCTCTAATTGCGACTGTATCCCGTCAGGCCATGTAGAGGTCTCGCTCTGAACATAGTCAAGCCATTTTTGGTACTGTGTTGTGAATAGCGGTGCATTCTCAGATAAATCTTTCAGCTGGTGAATGATAATTGGCGTACCTTTATAAACCGCGTATCCTAATCCACCAAAGAAAAGGGTATAAATGAGCATAATGGCTATTCCTCTATGAATGCCCGCTTCATGAAGTTTCTCTACTAATGGGTGGAGTAAGTAAGCAATGAATCCCCCTATTAAGAAAGGAAGGAGGGAAAAGAACAATACTTCCAGGACCGGATGCCATACAGGCTTTAATAAATAGAGAATATATAGGAATAAAGCAAGAATAAGGGCAATTGAAAGTCGATACAACCATTTGGCATAGGGTCTCTTTTCCATCATTAATACCTCCTTCTCTTCTTCCCTAGTGTTGGAATGTAGGAGGGTATTTTATTCATTGGACATATACAAAAGCGTGATGGGCGGCTTGGGCATACCTGACAATAAATCGTGGGGGATGTAAGGAGCGAGAGCGTTTTCGCTGATATATTCGAATTTCCGCTGATAAAGCTGGGATTTCACTGATATATCGGAAATTCCGCTGATAAAACAAAAATTCCGCTGATATCCAAATAGCGGCTGCTTATCAATAAAGATTTAGTTATTTTTTCTTCGTATCTAAGTTCTCTTCATATAAAAAACCAGGAAAATAAAAAAAGACTGACCCGAAAGTCAGCCTTTTTAGCTGTTAAAAAAGTTTCTTTACTTGTTTACGAATTCGTTTCATTTGTCTTTGGTTCATCATATTGGATCTTTGTGAATAGATGGAAGCCGCAATTCCTGCTCCAAAACCAACGATGGATGCAAATGTTTTGTTCAAGAAAGACACCTCTTCCTAGCTTAGTCGGCGTTCTTCCTCATCAAACAAGTCGTCTAAGGAGCTCAGTGATCCATCCTCTTCCACTTGATGAGTATGAATGACTCCCTTTGACAAGGAAAGCTCTATATAGCAACCCCAACAATAATATTGGTTGATGCCGATCTTTCCGATATCTTTGCTCTGACAATTTGGACACTTCATCGGTAAGGTTCACCTCTATTACACCAAACCTGGTGTGTATTCCCTACCATCATGACCAATCCGAACACGTTTTATACTTGTTCAATGAGAATATCCGCCCAAACGATGTTTGATCACCGTTCTTATATAGTGTGGGATATTTTCTTGATTTCATAAGGAGTAACCTTTTCCAAAGCACCCACCTAAATTTATTTATTCAAATTTCATGATGTTGCCTGCTCACTTACTTCCTTCACATAATCAATCTCAAAACCCAGATCTTCAAGCATTTGGTGATCGGCTGTCCCTTCCTGGCCGGCTGTCGTCAAGTAATCACCAACAAAAATCGAGTTGGCCGGATAAAGTCCCAGCGGCTGTAAACTGCGCAGATTCACTTCCCTTCCCCCTGAAATACGGATCTCTTTTGTCGGGTTGATGAAGCGCATTAAACAAAGGACCTTTAAACAATATCTCGGATCGAGGTCGTTTGTTCCTTCAAGAGGTGTACCATCTATTGCATGTAAAAAGTTCACTGGAATGGAGTCGGCATCCAGCACCTTTAAGCTGCGTGACATATCAACCACATCCTGCAATGTCTCTTTCATGCCGACAATGATTCCGGAACAGGGAGAAATCCCTTGTGCTTTCGCTTGTTCAACTGTATTCACCCTGTCTTGATATGTATGGGAAGTGGTGATGTTTTCATGATGGTTCTCTGAAGTATTGATGTTATGATTATAACGGTCCACCCCTGCTTCTTTTAACCGTTTCGCCTGGTCGTCTTTTAGTAAGCCTAAACAAGCACATACTTTTAAGTTATATTGCTCTTTGATTTCCTTTACTGCTGAAACCACATGATCGACTTCACGATTGCTCGGACCCCTTCCACTCGCCACAATACAATATGTTCCCACATTTAGCTGATGAGCATTTTGGGCTCCTTTTAATATTGTTTCTTTATCCACCATGCGATATTTCTCGATAGGGGCATTTGAAACGATGGACTGGGAACAATAGCCGCAGTTTTCAGGGCATAAACCTGATTTCGTATTAATGATCATATTTAATTTCACTTTGTTTCCATAATAATGTTTTCGAATCAGGTAAGCGCTATGCAATAATTCCAGAAGCTCGTCATCCGGACTTTGTAAAATCGATAAAGCTTCTACATTCGTCAATTCTTCTCCCTCAATCACTCCAAGTGCCAGTTCCTTCCACGTTTTCATGTGAAATTCCTCCCCTTTTTAAGCCGCTCTTTTTATATTCTTAAATGTACTCTTCGATAGGACCGATTTCTCCAGGCGATGAGCCATTATTCCAGCACAGACGGCTAATATGATATCCTTCGGTAAAGGAACCACCATCCAGGCCCATGCAAGTTTATATGTAAATCCTTCAGGAGCTGCAGCCCAAAGCTTGTATGCTGCATACATCCAGTTCGTACCAACCACATAATTGACAGTCATCCCGACTAGTGCCGCGAAAATGTAGACCTTGATTCCTTTATGATTTTCTACGATTTTACCTGTAATGTATGCTGTGAAAATAAACGAAACGATAAATCCGAATGTCGGGCTCACAATAGAGGATAGCCCTGCTCCAAATCGTGCAAATACCGGAACACCCACCAATCCGACCAGTGCGTATACTGTCATGGAAATCGCCCCGACCCTGCTTCCAAGGATCGTTCCTGCTAAAATGGCGAAGAACGTTTGTAGCGTAATGGGAACACCTCCCACTACCATAAAAGGTACGAATGTCGTGATGTTCGCACCAATCGCCATAAGTGCAACAAACATCCCTGCCAGTGTAAGATCGATTGTCCTTAATTTTCTGCTCATCTGTCTTCCCCCATCTGTCATTTTTCTACAAGATAAGGATATCGCTTTTTTTAAATATATGTCAACTTAAATTTAATTATAGTTAACATTAATCACGATCCTTAATGACAGTAAACCAATAGAAAAAGGTCAACGAATGAATAATTTCTCCAGGAGAAATATTCATTCGTTGACCTTATACTTTCATGAAATCATAGGGGCTGATGCCTTCCATTCCTATCATTGGATCCTCATTCAGCAAGAATTCTTCAATGGGTAAACCATCTTCTGGCGAAACTGCCGTGTTCTCTTCAGCATCGGTTAAGCCTCTCAGTTTTTCGCTTAGGGTTGTTTTGCGGAGAAAATCATCTTCTCTCTCCACTCCAAGGGTAAAAGCATCAAGCTCTCCACAAAGAATGAGGAATTGCTTGCTCCTGGTGATGGCAGTGTAAAGAAGATTTCTTCTCAGCATGCGATAATAGCTTTTCACGACAGGTAAAATCACAATGGGAAACTCACTTCCTTGTGACTTATGGATCGAGCAGCAATACGCATGGGTAATTTGCATGAGATCCTGCCTCGTATAAGTGACCTCATTTCCTTCATATGAAACAATGATCATATCTTGCTTCTCGGTGTTTTCCTTTGCATAAAAGATAGAGACGATTTCACCGATATCTCCGTTGAAAACATTGTTTTCAGGCTGATTGACCAGCTGAAGCACCTTATCCCCAATACGATATTTCACATCTCCAAAGGCGATCTCTTTCCGGGTACCGTCATTGCTATTGAAGATTTCCTGAAGGAGTTCATTCAATCGATCGATACCTGCAGGGCCTCGATACATAGGGGCGAGGACCTGTATATCTTTTGGGGAGTATCCTTTTTTCTTCGCGTTCTCAACGACTTTTTGAACGACTTCGGAGATTTGATTGGTTCTGCATGGGAAGAAGGATCGATCCTT
Coding sequences:
- the alaS gene encoding alanine--tRNA ligase, with the protein product MNKLTGAEIRQKFLDFFQEKGHGVEPSASLVPHEDPSLLWINSGVATLKKYFDGRVIPQNPRIVNAQKSIRTNDIENVGKTARHHTFFEMLGNFSIGEYFKVEAIEWAWEFLTDKKWVGFDPENLSVTIHPEDHEAFDIWNKKVGVPAERIIRIEGNFWDIGEGPSGPNTEIFYDRGPEYGDNPEDPELYPGGENDRYLEVWNLVFSQFNHNPDGTYTPLPKKNIDTGMGLERMACVVQEVPTNFDTDLFIPIIKATEEISGKSYGKDSEIDVAFKVIADHIRTVAFAIGDGALPSNEGRGYVLRRLLRRAVRFAKQIEINRPFMYELVPVVSEIMVDFYPEVKQKAEFIQKVVKNEEDRFHETLNEGLAILSSIIKVQKSAGNKIVPGEDVFRLYDTYGFPVELTEEYAEEEGLTVDHDGFEKEMEAQRERARSARQDVGSMQVQGGVLSDITVESRFVGYDTLETTATILELLVDNERQPKVDKGQECQFILDQTPFYAESGGQIGDKGYIEAMGVKVLVTNVKKAPNGQNLHSAIVEEGTLEQHAQVLAKVSRESRTRVEKNHTATHILHQALKDVLGDHVNQAGSLVEPDRLRFDFSHFGSVSEEEIERIETIVNEKVWKAISVNTALKSLAEAKAMGAMALFGEKYGEEVRVVSIGEYSLELCGGCHVSNTSEIGLFKILSESGIGAGTRRIEAVTAENAYKVLNDQVSQLKEVAGKLKANPKEVVNRVDSLLVEMKELQRENESLSAKLSNIEAGSLTDQVKVIDGVNVLSAKVAAGDSNGLRTMMDDLKLKLGSGVIVLATTGDDKVTIIAGVTKDLVEKGYHAGKLVKEVASRCGGGGGGRPDMAQAGGKHPEKVEEALQIVEEWVKSI
- a CDS encoding AI-2E family transporter, which produces MMEKRPYAKWLYRLSIALILALFLYILYLLKPVWHPVLEVLFFSLLPFLIGGFIAYLLHPLVEKLHEAGIHRGIAIMLIYTLFFGGLGYAVYKGTPIIIHQLKDLSENAPLFTTQYQKWLDYVQSETSTWPDGIQSQLEERIDGIEAWLTGLVAVVLATVMKFMNSLLLVAIIPFVSFYLLKDITKVKKFLWQLTPKKWRNSAISFSKDVDESLGGYIRGQLLVCLIIGGLSALTLWLIGMKYPLILGLIIGVTNVIPYFGPIIGAVPAAIVASTISVNMMIYVVIMVVILQFLEGNILSPLIVGKSLHMHPLFIMASLIIGGEVGGVIGMIVAVPFLAVVKVAILHGRTHFIHAAGED
- a CDS encoding YrzQ family protein, with product MSFLNKTFASIVGFGAGIAASIYSQRSNMMNQRQMKRIRKQVKKLF
- the bioB gene encoding biotin synthase BioB, whose translation is MKTWKELALGVIEGEELTNVEALSILQSPDDELLELLHSAYLIRKHYYGNKVKLNMIINTKSGLCPENCGYCSQSIVSNAPIEKYRMVDKETILKGAQNAHQLNVGTYCIVASGRGPSNREVDHVVSAVKEIKEQYNLKVCACLGLLKDDQAKRLKEAGVDRYNHNINTSENHHENITTSHTYQDRVNTVEQAKAQGISPCSGIIVGMKETLQDVVDMSRSLKVLDADSIPVNFLHAIDGTPLEGTNDLDPRYCLKVLCLMRFINPTKEIRISGGREVNLRSLQPLGLYPANSIFVGDYLTTAGQEGTADHQMLEDLGFEIDYVKEVSEQATS
- a CDS encoding biotin transporter BioY, with translation MSRKLRTIDLTLAGMFVALMAIGANITTFVPFMVVGGVPITLQTFFAILAGTILGSRVGAISMTVYALVGLVGVPVFARFGAGLSSIVSPTFGFIVSFIFTAYITGKIVENHKGIKVYIFAALVGMTVNYVVGTNWMYAAYKLWAAAPEGFTYKLAWAWMVVPLPKDIILAVCAGIMAHRLEKSVLSKSTFKNIKRAA